A single genomic interval of Sebastes umbrosus isolate fSebUmb1 chromosome 11, fSebUmb1.pri, whole genome shotgun sequence harbors:
- the LOC119497771 gene encoding uncharacterized protein LOC119497771: MEPTGLRDVFRCITLSIAAMEDIGLHPKPTNDPPVHRPTATETFGLHHIPPDHHWHVTDASRKSDMHKDGSSRKRSQSVMTAEPQMISQFPSVCPLGAADTMLLHTAAKYGNTNMDKAAAGRKKAKAKVGDPSKWKQNKQKQLRMEGKSYVSKRKRDGKVVTKHSRAIGPRCNSNACRKASNRLCNEINEEARRQVFDEFWQHMDWTQRKLYVAEQVDRDPVERSRAVGSRSRRSVSLRYHLLVDGKRKQVCKNMFLSTLGVGEWSVLNWTQKGATTQNDSNENKLEKRQAATQCPQQKPASSAVSNTAGATQEQVNATDKDKDRPPEPEGSARKKSRVAKPLTWKQNRQKQLRMEGKSYISKRKKDGTTITKGQRTMGSGCTSSACKRASNRFCADFSEEMRNELFTSFWQGMNWAQRKIHVSGLVDCDAVERTRAPWTQSRRSVSMRYHLIADGDRKQVCKKMFLSTLGIGEWSVLNWAQNVSQQDNSEEIAKKQTQRKSRKASEHIVLNEFLKSLPKVPSYCCGMSVSKLYLEPVFSNMSEVYRHYYNHCSERKTLPLSRQVFCAVFKKMDLGLCDPKKDPGCSFGATGNLFNELWEEYCLERGAPGPQAEKAGNQ; the protein is encoded by the exons ATGGAACCGACGGGTCTACGAGACGTTTTCAGATGTATAACACTCT CCATCGCAGCAATGGAGGATATTGGTCTCCATCCCAAACCCACCAATGACCCTCCAGTTCACAGACCCACAGCCACTGAGACCTTTGGGCTGCACCACATCCCACCAG ACCATCACTGGCACGTCACTGATGCAAGCAGGAAGTCTGACATGCATAAAGATGGATCGTCCAGAAAAAGGTCCCAGTCGGTAATGACAGCAGAGCCACAGATGATCTCCCAGTTTCCCAGTGTGTGTCCTCTGGGTGCTGCCGATACCA TGCTCCTTCATACTGCTGCCAAATATGGAAACACTAATATGGATAAGGCAGCGGCTGGCAGGAAAAAAGCCAAAGCCAAAGTCGGAGATCCATCAAAGTGGAAGCAAAACAAGCAGAAACAGCTGAGGATGGAGGGTAAATCTTATGTGAGCAAACGCAAAAGAGACGGCAAGGTTGTGACTAAACATTCAAGAGCAATCGGACCGAGGTGCAACTCGAATGCGTGCAGAAAGGCGTCGAACCGGCTTTGTAATGAAATCAACGAGGAGGCCAGGAGGCAAGTGTTTGATGAATTCTGGCAGCACATGGACTGGACTCAGAGAAAACTGTACGTAGCAGAACAAGTTGACCGCGACCCCGTGGAAAGATCTCGAGCGGTGGGGTCGCGGTCGAGAAGATCGGTTTCACTCCGTTATCACTTGTTGGTGGATGGCAAAAGGAAACAAGTGTGTAAAAACATGTTCCTGTCCACTCTGGGGGTCGGAGAGTGGTCTGTGCTCAACTGGACACAGAAAGGAGCAACAACACAGAATGactcaaatgaaaacaaattagAAAAGAGGCAGGCTGCAACTCAGTGTCCACAACAGAAGCCTGCTTCCTCTGCAGTTAGTAATACTGCAGGAGCTACTCAGG AACAAGTGAACGCCactgacaaagacaaagacaggcCACCAGAACCAGAGGGGTCGGCCAGGAAGAAATCCAGAGTTGCCAAGCCGCTAACGTGGAAGCAAAATCGACAGAAGCAACTTAGGATGGAGGGCAAATCGTACATCAGCAAACGAAAGAAAGACGGCACGACCATAACTAAAGGTCAGAGGACAATGGGGTCAGGATGCACGTCCAGTGCTTGCAAAAGGGCATCCAACCGTTTCTGTGCTGACTTCAGTGAAGAGATGAGGAACGAGCTGTTCACTAGTTTCTGGCAGGGCATGAACTGGGCTCAGAGAAAGATCCACGTGTCCGGATTAGTCGACTGCGACGCGGTGGAAAGAACACGAGCACCGTGGACTCAGTCGAGAAGGTCGGTGTCGATGCGGTATCATTTGATAGCCGACGGTGACAGAAAACAAGTTTGCAAAAAGATGTTCCTCTCGACTTTGGGGATTGGAGAGTGGTCGGTGCTCAACTGGGCACAAAATGTATCCCAGCAGGACAATTCAGAGGAAATCGCCAAGAAGCAAACGCAGAGGAAGTCCCGTAAAGCTTCGGAGCATATAGTCCTGAATGAGTTCCTAAAGAGTTTACCCAAAGTCCCCTCGTACTGTTGCGGGATGTCCGTCTCCAAGCTGTATCTGGAGCCGGTCTTCTCAAACATGTCGGAGGTGTACAGGCACTACTACAACCACTGCTCAGAGAGGAAGACGCTGCCGCTCTCTCGGCAGGTTTTCTGTGCTGTATTTAAAAAGATGGATTTGGGATTGTGTGACCCCAAAAAGGATCCAGGGTGTTCTTTCGGTGCGACTGGGAATTTGTTTAATGAGCTTTGGGAGGAATACTGCTTGGAAAGAGGCGCTCCGGGTCCACAAGCAGAGAAAGCGGGTAACCAGTAG
- the notchl gene encoding neurogenic locus notch homolog protein 1 — protein sequence MLALRTFLLLGLSWTCQAASSDPWGQCPVIRKTTCKDKFGDGSCDRECIESECLRDGFDCVKDRGYCNPGHIQYCRDHYANSHCEQGCDSAPCGWDGSDCFTHQSPLWAKGTLVVHANLPQQRGAFSNSSLLWALSVLLQSPLKLRGSAPFSTNNNLFDFNAQQLENLPAQASAADSDGSVLFLQVDNRPCTRVPYTCFHYATEAASFLRAVMLLKPGSFPTLLELKAVVSIRGYRDEIGSREEEAVKKEVKEPTPAWLWAVIAVAIGLLLVLALVVFLVVRRVRQQRAERDGGSRVRHRSTVTDNDPKSKALTPHAAHQEQRVRSSREKEKISLRKKKKAKEAEKKRRREPLGEDAIRMRPLKRDQDIGSDTDFTQSSMEDINARCSRRQEDASICDHRSQEQKHYRAGTSQPRRPVQPPPRGWERNAMPPPLLSPPQQSAEWCGPDGSVVLIRAVRSGLDRVVLELLRAGVPVNNTDHTGRSALHWACSVNHLSLTRTLIRYGAAVDLQDNKGETALFLSAIHGCYDTARLLLLHGANLELHDRRGRRPTDGAREGIHHQVLELLLAHQIQRGPVPVDSANDMMWEERALMYSPWVGSQGLPGRSASFSGIIGHRDMTPPPQNDWSMSRVQYPSPQNWRPQLNQSATALVPPRVMGRSPRPISTLQEVTSEDEDRDRHQEVPRAATPHFLSPQPAPRQRSFSCTQHALQRRSGGHQPEPNYVIVTDRTANEPIERVVVLPPTDAAVQSDRQPAVHGDHPSRAEQVAVSSANSEQKSRGERLNNAPDSTQTAL from the exons ATGTTGGCTCTGAGGACGTTTCTTCTGCTGGGACTGAGCTGGACATGTCAAG CTGCGTCCAGTGATCCGTGGGGTCAGTGTCCAGTCATCAGAAAGACAACATGCAAGGACAAGTTTGGAGACGGGTCATGTGACAGAGAGTGTATAGAGTCCGAGTGCCTCAGAGACGGCTTCGACTGCGTGAAGGACAGGGGATACTGCAA TCCGGGCCACATCCAGTACTGCCGCGATCACTACGCCAACTCCCACTGCGAGCAGGGATGCGACAGCGCCCCCTGTGGATGGGACGGCAGTGACTGCTTCACACACCAGAGCCCCCTGTGGGCCAAGGGCACCCTGGTCGTTCACGCCAACCTCCCACAACAACGTGGAGCCTTCTCCAACAGCTCCCTGCTCTGGGCGCTCAGCGTCCTCCTCCAGTCGCCACTCAAACTCAGAGGATCCGCCCCTTTCTCCACTAACAACAACTTGTTTGACTTCAACGCTCAGCAGCTCGAGAACCTGCCGGCTCAGGCATCTGCGGCTGACTCAGATGG CTCCGTCCTTTTCCTCCAAGTGGACAACAGGCCATGCACCCGTGTGCCCTATACCTGTTTCCACTATGCCACTGAGGCAGCCAGCTTCCTGCGTGCCGTAATGTTGCTAAAGCCCGGCTCGTTCCCCACCCTCCTGGAGCTGAAGGCCGTCGTCAGTATTAGGGGTTACCGAGATGAAATaggaagcagagaggaggaagcgGTTAAAAAGGAAGTCAAAG AGCCGACCCCTGCTTGGCTATGGGCCGTGATTGCCGTAGCGATTGgcctgctgctggtgctggctCTGGTGGTGTTCCTGGTGGTGAGGAGGGTGAGGCAGCAGCGGGCGGAGAGGGACGGTGGTAGCAGGGTGAGACACCGGTCCACGGTCACAGACAATGACCCCAAATCCAAGGCCTTGACGCCGCACGCCGCCCACCAAGAGCAGAGGGTCAGGTCcagcagagagaaggagaagatcagcttgaggaaaaagaagaaagcgAAGGAGgcggagaagaagagaaggagggaacCGCTGGGGGAGGACGCCATTCGAATGCG ACCTCTCAAAAGGGACCAGGATATAGGAAGTGACACAGACTTTACCCAGAGCTCAATGGAAGACATCAACGCGAGATGCTCCAGGCGACAGGAGGACGCCTCCATTTGTGACCACAGGAGCCAGGAACAGAAACACTACCGGGCTGGAACCTCGCAGCCCCGCAGACCTGTCCAAC CTCCACCTAGAGGATGGGAGAGAAACGCCatgcctcctcctctgctcagtCCTCCTCAGCAG TCGGCAGAGTGGTGTGGCCCGGACGGGTCTGTGGTTCTGATCCGAGCGGTGCGTAGCGGGCTGGACAGAGTGGTCCTGGAGCTGCTGCGAGCAGGAGTGCCAGTCAACAACACTGATCATACTG GGAGATCAGCCCTGCACTGGGCCTGCTCAGTAAACCACCTCTCCCTAACAAGGACCCTCATTCGCTACGGGGCCGCTGTGGACCTGCAGGACAACAAG GGCGAGACGGCGCTCTTCCTCTCCGCCATCCACGGTTGCTATGACACGGCCagactcctcctccttcatggCGCCAACCTCGAGCTGCACGATCGGAGAGGACGTCGTCCGACGGACGGGGCCAGAGAGGGCATTCATCACCAGGTCCTGGAACTCCTATTGGCTCACCAAATTCAAAGAGGGCCCGTTCCCGTCGACTCGGCCAATGACATGATGTGGGAGGAGCGCGCTCTGATGTACTCGCCGTGGGTCGGATCACAAGGGCTGCCTGGAAGAAGTGCCTCCTTCTCTGGGATCATAGGGCATCGAGATATGACCCCACCTCCACAAAA TGATTGGTCGATGAGCCGAGTGCAGTACCCCTCCCCTCAGAACTGGCGACCACAGCTCAACCAATCAGCAACAGCGCTGGTCCCTCCGAGAGTCATGGGCCGCTCCCCTCGGCCAATCAGCACCCTACAGGAGGTGACCTCAGAAGACGAGGATCGCGATAGGCATCAGGAAGTCCCCAGGGCTGCGACACCTCACTTCCTGTCGCCCCAGCCTGCCCCTCGGCAGCGTTCCTTTTCCTGCACCCAGCATGCATTGCAGCGTCGCTCCGGTGGCCACCAGCCAGAGCCCAATTATGTTATTGTGACAGACAGAACGGCCAACGAGCCCATAGAAAGAGTGGTTGTTTTACCTCCCACAGATGCTGCCGTCCAATCAGATCGCCAGCCGGCGGTACACGGTGACCATCCCAGCAGAGCAGAACAGGTAGCGGTGAGTTCAGCTAATTCAGAGCAGAAATCCAGAGGTGAGAGGTTAAACAACGCTCCCGACTCCACGCAAACAGCCTTGTAG
- the LOC119497315 gene encoding transcription factor HES-5-like produces the protein MKLLQDSEDSKAERKSLKPQVERRRRERMNRSLENLKTLLLQRQVRQHNTHLGGTQHRVEKAEILEHTVVFLQNTAEGDKTRAGGGVDGGGGVVGAGGGGGGRKHSFQDGFSTCLQTTARFLGPEGKGLWLGAALDASLAARFPCSDSDSAGVQWRTEAPSSSSPSSSSSSSSSSSSSSASCSSSSSSCSSSSGSLRLRKSSRSILRLLIHRSGLRLCTPALTSVASCVQTHRESHLSPTTTTPPQPHKEASRSSKQSPSQSQPLGQTLWRPWP, from the exons ATGAAACTGCTTCAGGATTCAGAGGACTCAAAGGCAGAGAGAAAG AGTCTCAAACCTCAGGTGGAGAGACgtagaagagagagaatgaacCGCAGCCTGGAGAACCTGAAGACTCTTCTGCTACAGAGACAGGTAAGACAACACAACACTCACCTG GGTGGGACTCAGCACAGAGTGGAGAAAGCTGAGATACTGGAGCACACAGTCGTCTTCCTGCAGAACACTGCTGAAGGAGacaagaccagagctggaggaggtgttgatggaggaggtggtgttgtaggagcaggtggaggtggtggaggccGGAAACACTCCTTCCAAGACGGCTTCTCCACATGCCTGCAGACAACTGCTCGGTTCCTGGGACCTGAGGGAAAAGGCCTGTGGCTTGGAGCAGCACTGGATGCATCTCTTGCCGCTCGTTTTCCATGTTCAGACTCTGATTCTGCAGGAGTCCAATGGAGAACTGAagctccatcctcctcctcaccctcttcctcctcctcctcctcctcctcctcttcatcctcctccgcctcctgctcctcctcctcctcctcctgctcctcctcctccggttcTCTGCGTCTCAGGAAGTCCTCCAGGTCTATTCTTCGGTTGCTCATACACAGGTCCGGGCTCAGACTGTGCACGCCTGCCTTGACCTCTGTGGCCAGTTGTGTTCAGACCCATAGAGAATCACATCTCTCTCCCACAACAACAACTCCTCCACAGCCACACAAAGAGGCGAGTCGATCGAGCAAACAGAGCCCGTCCCAGAGCCAGCCGCTCGGCCAGACACTGTGGAGGCCCTGGCCCTGA